From a single Andrena cerasifolii isolate SP2316 chromosome 8, iyAndCera1_principal, whole genome shotgun sequence genomic region:
- the LOC143372140 gene encoding protein gustavus-like isoform X6, whose protein sequence is MRKLVAGALERFMRVEGGLKCTTEESATGTCGGAVPVTYKPVVPRELAQDFARPARLDVLLDMPPASRETQVHHSWNADDRSLNIFVKDDDKLTFHRHPVAQSTDCIRGKVGYTKGMHVWELYWSTRQRGTHAVVGVATADAPLHSVGYQSLVGNNELSWGWDLGRNKLLHDSKNNNGVTYPALLKPDETFIVPDKFLVVLDMDEGTLAFVVDGQYLGIAFRGLKGRKLHPIVSAVWGHCEITMKYIGGLDPEPLPLMDLCRRVIRQRIGKHRLEEKIQELNLPQAIKSYLLYRDRR, encoded by the exons ATGAGGAAGCTGGTTGCAGGTGCGTTGGAGCGATTTATGCGCGTGGAAG GCGGCCTGAAGTGCACGACGGAAGAGAGCGCAACTGGAACATGCGGCGGTGCCGTTCCTGTTACGTACAAACCCGTGGTACCTAGAGAACTGGCGCAAGATTTCGCGAGGCCGGCACGCCTCGATGTTCTACTCGATATGCCGCCCGCATCGCGGGAAACCCAGGTCCATCACAGCTGGAACGCTGATGACCGTAGTCTCAACATATTTGTGAAG GATGACGACAAGTTGACGTTTCACCGACACCCCGTGGCGCAGAGCACAGATTGCATCAGGGGGAAGGTGGGCTATACGAAGGGTATGCATGTGTGGGAGCTGTATTGGAGCACAAGGCAACGGGGCACGCACGCCGTGGTGGGTGTCGCGACGGCGGACGCGCCGTTGCACAGCGTCGGATACCAGAGCCTGGTGGGCAACAACGAGCTCAGCTGGGGCTGGGATCTCGGCAGGAACAAGCTCCTCCACGACTCGAAGAACAACAACGGAGTCACGTACCCGGCTCTGCTCAAGCCCGACGAAACGTTCATCGTTCCTGACAAATTCCTCG TGGTCCTGGACATGGACGAAGGTACGTTAGCCTTCGTCGTGGACGGCCAGTACCTCGGGATCGCGTTCAGGGGCCTTAAAGGCAGGAAACTGCATCCTATCGTATCCGCTGTGTGGGGACACTGCGAGATCACGATGAAGTACATCGGCGGGCTTGACC CCGAACCTCTGCCCCTGATGGACCTCTGCCGAAGAGTGATCCGTCAACGAATCGGCAAGCACAGATTAGAGGAGAAGATCCAGGAGCTGAACCTGCCGCAGGCGATAAAGTCTTATCTCCTGTACCGCGACAGGAGGTAA
- the LOC143372144 gene encoding uncharacterized protein LOC143372144 isoform X2, whose product MFYLFVSFLSILSVSTFPVSIAAEDAKATVFPSAGNGSVAEPASGFGADPRADMTSLSQPLERPFVVTTNQFLPGNSFVSPQRTFIHHRSDSLPYVYGHPSYGYPVAHSIDHPNTIVAVKRRDISGALSARDKRDLYAAYNFNSVTSEQEDVLNEDARVRCIQKAVCVENRKLVKAFGAVGKILAKYLTRSVEKSLKPSSGWNRLVEDAGEAGTRDEDCNVLYRDCEESVSSKDHGAPKT is encoded by the exons ATGTTCTACCTTTTCGTTTCCTTTCTATCGATTCTTTCCGTAAGTACATTCCCAGTTTCAATCGCCGCTGAAGATGCAAAAGCTACGGTGTTTCCGTCTGCCGGAAATGGCTCCGTTGCGGAGCCAGCGAGCGGATTCGGGGCTGATCCGCGAGCGGATATGACGAGTCTTTCTCAGCCCCTCGAGAGGCCTTTCGTCGTGACTACGAATCAATTTCTTCCTGGCAACAGTTTCGTCT CGCCCCAGAGGACCTTCATCCATCACAGGAGCGACAGCCTGCCTTACGTGTACGGTCATCCAAGTTACGGATATCCAGTGGCGCATTCCATCGATCATCCA AACACTATCGTTGCTGTGAAGCGCAGGGATATCTCGGGTGCGCTGTCAGCGAGGGATAAGAGAGATCTCTATGCTGCTTATAATTTCAATTCCGTG ACCTCGGAACAGGAAGACGTTCTCAACGAGGATGCAAGGGTGCGTTGCATACAGAAGGCTGTCTGCGTGGAGAATCGGAAACTGGTGAAGGCGTTCGGAGCTGTTGGCAAAATACTGGCTAAGTACTTGAC GCGGAGCGTGGAGAAGTCTTTGAAGCCATCTTCCGGCTGGAATCGTCTGGTGGAGGACGCAGGTGAAGCTGGGACTCGCGACGAGGATTGCAACGTGCTTTACAGAGATTGCGAAGAGTCAGTGTCTTCGAAGGATCACGGAGCGCCGAAGACGTAG
- the LOC143372380 gene encoding uncharacterized protein LOC143372380 yields the protein MIEDLDAIEPAPLESHRTPQRAFSCDQAASATLSVESECAEFRTYRSAVTRWADSSFLSPDDAFWNLKKRASECSEFRWALHTSNTDLDLAKKTRCGCHSLTPDEKKSHDHPRGDLRKHHSAETDKWSVKPDYLQTPMHDLRKHSSDDTRMARDARWLQVPEALPNPKPRCTCPKSKTMIMPPSSPVQEKEQQEPEKATIPKPERKLYYSTSLTVQPPEEPPAPPASLPQKPELKKHVSEDTRLVRPERTRERPKLERSHARVDSQMSKKWGGKDKVEKVEKVASPEERKKPRPKWAMKPHFSLPVEEKKSRWRGSSQESTEGFKSKSLKERPKYSIRRSLSPEPDPRQVTKLENRIVRRLISPEITIMDAKWAPYEDASPLPTVGVKKREPKHISEIKWAPYDGSPKEGGGSFAVQEPEDPESWSPFHNVTPTHHPPPVATPPGRSDDEDFRWRILNQVSAFPLYQGAWRDESPEKTPPRRVQSPVDLSPPIWSPQVPTSPVKRQRSQQQYSPQPPSPARRKSLVKARLSTKKALRARSQSHQVDERLAPPAVIVRAASEDPKGRQRPQLTRSKALLEVPATIGITKRSLSEDVPRTRARERPRAPNRARSEETAKYDDPWFANDGLMGEKTELREYVTTV from the coding sequence ATGATCGAGGATCTGGATGCCATCGAGCCAGCGCCCCTCGAGTCCCATAGAACTCCCCAGAGGGCCTTCAGCTGCGACCAGGCCGCGTCGGCCACCCTCAGCGTCGAGAGCGAATGCGCGGAGTTCCGAACGTATCGAAGCGCGGTGACCAGATGGGCCGACAGCAGCTTCCTGTCGCCCGACGACGCGTTCTGGAACCTGAAGAAACGCGCCAGCGAGTGCTCCGAGTTCCGATGGGCGCTGCACACCTCCAACACCGACCTGGACCTGGCGAAGAAGACCAGATGCGGCTGCCACAGCCTGACGCCCGACGAGAAGAAGTCCCACGACCACCCGCGTGGCGACCTGAGGAAGCACCACAGCGCGGAGACGGACAAATGGTCGGTGAAGCCCGACTACCTCCAGACACCGATGCACGACCTGAGGAAGCACAGCAGCGACGACACCAGGATGGCCAGGGACGCGAGGTGGCTGCAGGTGCCGGAGGCGTTGCCCAACCCGAAGCCCAGATGCACCTGTCCGAAGTCCAAGACGATGATAATGCCACCTTCGTCGCCGGTGCAAGAGAAGGAACAACAGGAGCCGGAGAAAGCTACGATCCCGAAGCCGGAAAGAAAGCTGTATTACTCTACATCGCTGACTGTCCAGCCGCCGGAAGAGCCGCCCGCGCCGCCTGCGTCCCTGCCGCAGAAGCCAGAACTGAAGAAGCACGTGAGCGAGGACACCAGGCTGGTCAGGCCCGAGAGGACGAGGGAGAGGCCGAAGCTGGAGCGCTCGCACGCCAGAGTCGACAGTCAGATGTCGAAGAAATGGGGCGGCAAGGACAAGGTGGAGAAGGTGGAGAAGGTGGCTAGCCCCGAGGAGAGGAAGAAGCCTCGACCGAAGTGGGCGATGAAGCCACACTTCTCGTTGCCAGTGGAGGAGAAGAAGTCGAGATGGAGGGGTTCGAGCCAGGAGTCGACGGAGGGTTTCAAGAGCAAGAGCCTGAAGGAACGGCCCAAGTACAGCATCCGGAGGAGCCTGTCGCCCGAGCCGGATCCTCGCCAGGTGACCAAGCTGGAGAACAGGATCGTCCGACGGCTGATATCCCCGGAGATCACCATCATGGACGCGAAGTGGGCCCCGTACGAGGACGCTTCTCCGTTGCCAACGGTTGGAGTGAAGAAGCGCGAGCCGAAGCACATCAGCGAGATAAAGTGGGCGCCGTACGACGGCTCTCCGAAGGAAGGCGGTGGTAGCTTCGCGGTCCAGGAGCCCGAAGATCCGGAGTCCTGGTCGCCTTTCCACAATGTCACACCCACCCACCATCCACCTCCAGTGGCGACGCCGCCTGGCAGAAGCGACGACGAGGACTTCCGGTGGAGGATCCTGAACCAGGTCTCTGCGTTTCCGCTCTACCAGGGAGCCTGGAGGGACGAGTCCCCGGAGAAAACGCCGCCCAGGAGGGTGCAGTCCCCCGTGGACCTGTCGCCGCCGATTTGGTCACCCCAGGTGCCAACTTCGCCAGTGAAGAGGCAGAGGTCGCAGCAGCAGTACTCGCCCCAGCCACCGTCGCCTGCCCGCAGAAAGAGCCTGGTGAAGGCTCGCCTGTCGACGAAGAAGGCGCTCAGAGCCAGGTCGCAGAGCCACCAGGTGGACGAACGATTGGCGCCACCCGCTGTGATCGTTCGCGCGGCGAGCGAGGACCCGAAGGGCCGTCAGAGGCCGCAATTGACGAGATCGAAGGCACTGCTGGAGGTGCCGGCGACGATAGGCATCACGAAGAGGTCGTTGAGCGAGGATGTGCCCCGCACGCGTGCCCGCGAACGACCACGTGCCCCAAACAGGGCGCGCAGCGAGGAGACCGCCAAGTACGACGACCCGTGGTTCGCTAACGACGGCTTGATGGGCGAGAAGACCGAGCTGCGGGAATACGTGACCACGGTTTAG
- the LOC143372144 gene encoding uncharacterized protein LOC143372144 isoform X1 → MFYLFVSFLSILSVSTFPVSIAAEDAKATVFPSAGNGSVAEPASGFGADPRADMTSLSQPLERPFVVTTNQFLPGNSFVSPQRTFIHHRSDSLPYVYGHPSYGYPVAHSIDHPVGPSSKQLVIVSFIGLMLLFAIIQNTIVAVKRRDISGALSARDKRDLYAAYNFNSVTSEQEDVLNEDARVRCIQKAVCVENRKLVKAFGAVGKILAKYLTRSVEKSLKPSSGWNRLVEDAGEAGTRDEDCNVLYRDCEESVSSKDHGAPKT, encoded by the exons ATGTTCTACCTTTTCGTTTCCTTTCTATCGATTCTTTCCGTAAGTACATTCCCAGTTTCAATCGCCGCTGAAGATGCAAAAGCTACGGTGTTTCCGTCTGCCGGAAATGGCTCCGTTGCGGAGCCAGCGAGCGGATTCGGGGCTGATCCGCGAGCGGATATGACGAGTCTTTCTCAGCCCCTCGAGAGGCCTTTCGTCGTGACTACGAATCAATTTCTTCCTGGCAACAGTTTCGTCT CGCCCCAGAGGACCTTCATCCATCACAGGAGCGACAGCCTGCCTTACGTGTACGGTCATCCAAGTTACGGATATCCAGTGGCGCATTCCATCGATCATCCAGTGGGCCCGTCGTCGAAGCAGCTCGTGATCGTCAGTTTCATCGGTCTAATGCTGCTGTTTGCGATAATACAGAACACTATCGTTGCTGTGAAGCGCAGGGATATCTCGGGTGCGCTGTCAGCGAGGGATAAGAGAGATCTCTATGCTGCTTATAATTTCAATTCCGTG ACCTCGGAACAGGAAGACGTTCTCAACGAGGATGCAAGGGTGCGTTGCATACAGAAGGCTGTCTGCGTGGAGAATCGGAAACTGGTGAAGGCGTTCGGAGCTGTTGGCAAAATACTGGCTAAGTACTTGAC GCGGAGCGTGGAGAAGTCTTTGAAGCCATCTTCCGGCTGGAATCGTCTGGTGGAGGACGCAGGTGAAGCTGGGACTCGCGACGAGGATTGCAACGTGCTTTACAGAGATTGCGAAGAGTCAGTGTCTTCGAAGGATCACGGAGCGCCGAAGACGTAG
- the Cdk5alpha gene encoding cdk5 activator-like protein has protein sequence MGTVLSFSPRDRRGLVYPPAGHQQPADFTLNNFNYEQLNNAKNRENKSGVATVAPAPPTSHPPTNNNSLQNNNINLNNNDNARIISEKNALEKNLKKHSLFINALAWKRFSTSNNSKKKLDNQNKNITFRQLLDYKPVVDKNRNIQTPQTKPPASNNNHTTHNPTCEKLVQKPLPPGPRKTVIQASTSELLRCLGVFLHRKCTRLRDFQAGDAVMWLRTVDRSLLLQGWQDVAFINPANVVFIYMLVRELVDGDEASERELQATVLTCLYLSYSYMGNEISYPLKPFVVEDSKDKFWDRCLLIVNRLSSDMLRINSEPGFFTEIFTELKAFGVDDQGSLPGTGLERSLVVSGVVVPTKAA, from the exons ATGGGGACCGTACTCTCTTTCAGTCCGCGTGACAGACGGGGGCTCGTGTACCCGCCAGCGGGGCACCAGCAGCCCGCTGACTTCACGCTCAACAATTTCAATTACGAGCAGCTGAACAACGCGAAAAATCGCGAGAATAAGAGCGGCGTCGCCACGGTGGCGCCGGCGCCGCCCACGAGCCATCCGCCCACGAACAATAACTCGTTGCAGAACAACAACATCAACCTGAACAATAACGACAACGCCAGGATCATCTCGGAGAAGAACGCCCTCGAGAAGAACCTGAAGAAGCACTCGCTGTTCATAAACGCACTGGCGTGGAAGCGGTTCAGCACCTCCAACAACAGCAAGAAGAAGCTCGACAACCAGAACAAGAACATCACGTTCAGGCAGCTGCTCGATTACAAGCCTGTCGTAGACAAGAACAGGAACATACAGACGCCTCAG ACGAAACCACCGGCGTCGAACAACAATCACACCACGCACAACCCTACGTGCGAGAAGCTCGTGCAGAAGCCCCTGCCCCCCGGGCCAAGGAAAACTGTCATCCAAGCCTCGACCTCGGAGTTGCTCAGGTGCCTCGGTGTCTTCCTCCACAGGAAATGCACCCGTTTAAGAGACTTCCAGGCCGGCGATGCTGTTATGTGGCTGAGGACCGTCGACAGGAGCCTGCTGCTTCAGGGCTGGCAG GATGTCGCGTTCATCAATCCTGCCAACGTTGTGTTCATTTACATGCTCGTGAGGGAGCTGGTCGACGGAGACGAGGCCTCCGAGAGGGAACTCCAAGCGACAGTGCTGACGTGCCTGTACCTGAGCTACAGCTACATGGGCAACGAGATCAGCTACCCCTTGAAGCCGTTCGTCGTGGAGGATAGCAAAGACAAGTTCTGGGACAGGTGTCTATTGATCGTCAACCGACTGAGCTCCGATATGCTGCGGATCAACAGCGAGCCAGGATTCTTCACGGAGATCTTCACCGAACTGAAG GCCTTCGGAGTGGACGATCAAGGTAGTCTGCCTGGTACCGGCCTCGAGCGTAGCCTCGTCGTCTCCGGAGTCGTGGTACCAACCAAGGCGGCTTGA